GATTCTAACAATTCTGGTAAACACAGACTGAATGCTGCTAACGTTTGTCGACATGTTGTAGCAGAATCATCTTCTAATCCCTGTTTTAAAAACGCGTGAAAGAAAATTTTCAATGATATTATACTATTCGAAATTTTTCAAAGTTCTCATATAAGCATTTACCTTTAGAAGTAATTTTATTAAGTTCTCTAACGATACATTTCCATGTACCTTCTGTTTCGCGATTTCTGCTTCAAAGTTTTTAAAACTTCCACCATACTGAGTATACACAGATCTTAAGAAAGTACCAATAATAATTGATACATTACCCCTAATTTGTGGATCTGGATGATTTGCAAATAATAAGATATCTGTTATCATTTGTTCATTTTCGATTGAATTTGAGTCTTTGGCAATAGGCATTAAAAACAGATTCGGATAAAGTTTTAAAATATAAGCCACGCAGTTTAAAGCAAGAGATTTTACACTAACACGAAAATATTTATCCGGCATTACGTAACCAATTTTGCCAGTTAAAAGAAAAGACGACACTAAATAACGACAACAATATTTTAGGGATATATCAGGATCTGTGAAAGTTCCAATGTTTACTTCTCTTAATGAGAAATTTAAAGAAATCTTCTTAAGAGAGGTAATAGATGATGCAACTTCTTCAGAGGAATCTAATTCTTTTGTTTCATTTTGTGTCAAACTTGAGTAAGGTTCCTCCAACTTTTCTATTTCACTACCAACATCGCTACCCTCCTCAATGACTTCAtctgaaatatatatataattatagaTAATGTATTTTTCACATAAACAAGCATATGTGTTAGATATTTTTTCTTACTATCTaaaactccaatcttcaaaccactgtaATTTTCCAATATCTTCCCTTTCATTTCTATAACATCACTTTGATTATCTTTATGAGGTGGAGAATTTTGTACCAAGGGAGGTACAGCCTCAGAGCTTGACATCCATTTTTCTATTTTTGGATTTATTTCTGGTATATCAGATTCAATTAAGTTTAAAGTAGACTCTAAATTTTCCTCACCAGTGGCAGTACTGGAGGTACTCAGTTGGCTTAACGATAACATAGTTTCGTTTTGATTTACTGTTATCCTACTCTGTGTTATACCTTGATTTGACAGTAATGAAGATACCAAAGCTCTTGAAGGTGACTTCAACAGCTGAGTTAAAGTTTCTAAAGCAGCATTTATGATATTATGATCAGAATGCCATTTTGTGTAATGTAAACATAGTTCATATATTTGTAATAAGCTATCTATTTCAGCTTTCTCATCTTCAAATTCTATAGGATTGCATATGTGTGGTAGAATTATTCTTATACATCCAAATATACCAATCACAGTAGCTACATGACTTTCATCTTCACTTAAAGGCACTAAAATATCTATGATAAAACCATGTATTAAGTATTTCATTCTTCCCATATAACTAGAGAATATTTACCTAAAAGATGTTTCAGGGTGTAATCTAAAAAGAATTGTGGTTTTCTGCAATTTAAACACGTTGCTAATATCATATTTGCAGCAGCTCTACGAAATGCTGCTTGCACCGAGGATATATTTTTGAAGAATGCTTTCAATAAAGTCTAAAAAGGTAAATGCACTAGAATTCATAACTCTTATTTATTAATGATTTCTATAGATTACCTTAACATCATTGTCTGTCATAAATGGTCCTAAAGCTTTCGTAATTAGAGGTAAAGATTGGGACAGTGTTTCAATTACAGCTTCTTCTGAACGATGTGCAATAGTTACTATACATGGTATCAAATTAGACACATATGCTTTTCCCCTTGTAGGACGAATCATATGACTAAGAAGCCCAAACCTCCACAGGGCAGCTCTTAATGTTCTAGCTGGTCCATTCTTTTTAATTTCATTGTAAAGCTCTATTTGAACCTTTACGATATTACTATCAGCCATGGcctatgaaataaaataactatTAAAGGGATGTTATACACACTAGTTAAAAACCATGTAACATGAACATTATACCCTTATAATTTTGTTCAAAGTTTCATCCGCTACCATTCTAACATCAGATTCATCATCATCACACAATATTAACAATGTTTCAATTGAAAGACTAAGAACTTGGGGAAACTTTGCTGTCAGCTTCATACTTGGTGAGCATACTCCTTCTGCTATAGTCATGCAACATGCCACTTTATCTTTCCTTTTATTAAAAACAAAGACATAGTCAACTttgtaaatataaatttattgaaaatatttcttattatctgaTTCCTCGGATTATTCCGATCGTTATCAAACAAAGAAGAAACAATTTGTCAACATACCTTGTACTTGAATCTGAGGGAACAGCGCTCGATTCTTGTGCTGTTTTTAAAGCTTCTATAGCTTTTAATACGTTATTTAAAGTTGTCATTTttactaaaatatattttaatcaaATCGGTCCTTACTTTCTGTAAACCAAACGTTTTACAAATGACATTCTGATAACGTAGGCCGAATTTCTGACAGGCACATCGCGCGTACGAAGCTACATGCTGCCTGGTATCATATGTGTTTGTGATTCAAACGTCAGGTCGAAAGCTATTACTCACGACAGCCTTCTTTAATCATCGAAGGAACGGGGCATAAGAAAATTAACAAAGTGATCGTTTAATGCGTATTCGCCGTAACTAGTAGAATGATAGTAGAAGACATAACCGCAACTTAAATACGGAACCCAGTAATCAACATTGTAAAGGGTAAAATGGATAAAATGTACGAAAATTTTTTGTCTCTTCCTCTAAATTGTTACAATATCGATAACTTTTTCAATTCTATTCTATAATGCAATAACGAGATAGGAAAAGAATCTCTGCGTAGAATGTATGCGATTTTATATCCAAAAATATACGTATAATCATATGTAATTAAACATTGAACAAAGTGCAATATAGATAATGACATGAGTGAATCTTAAAATAAGTGCATGCAGGCAATTCGAAACTTTATACTATTGGAACTATATATACAGATAATGTTTCGTAGGAGTTTCTAAATACTTTATATTGATAGCATGGAATTATAATTCAGGGATGATTACTAGGATGTAAGAGTAATTAGGATAATACAAACAATGCCCAGTGTTAATGAAAATAGTTCAAAGTTAACCTATACTACGTTTGCCTCTGGAGGCAGCCATATTACGCTCGATTGCTCGATTGCGTGCAGAACTCGAAGTTGATCTCGAAACGCATATGCCATTGTCAGTGGTAGCGGAGATGCATAATTTCGGtatctaaatatttgatctgttCAGTTATTTGAGCAAATTATCGTGATCGTAGTGACGTCGATTAAAAGTAGTCAATGAATAACGTAAATTTCGAATTTTGAACTTATAACGATGGTCTCAAAATAAAATTGGTGACCGAGATGTGAGTGAATTTCGGCTTCTTTCACATTGTTCGTTGCCGATAGGGACTACTGATGAGCACAGTGTACGAACAATGTTTTTCCTTGCCAACAGTTGAACGAAGTATTCGAAAAGTGTTTTGAATTATTCACTATAAGACACGTATATGTAGTTATAACGCGCCAGTCGAACATTACAATTTTCTACAATGCTTCATGTACGATCTGCCGAACGATTTCGTTCGCTATTTAATTTAAGAACAGTGATTTCTACAGGAAAACAAAGGTTCGATTTATTTGAAGCAGTATTTTTGTATATTCtttcgtattttttttttttttttttaatttgtattCTGTATGGAACTCGAAACATGAGCTATTTATATTTGGAGCACATGTATTATTTTCATATTAAAAGTTTGAAttacacaatataagtatatattCTTGTACAGGATGATTTTGTCAACTGGACCAGGTATCTTTGTTCCAAGTGAAGTTAGAAAAAGATTAAAGAAAAGTTTGTACTGTTTTGCAAGCTTTATTACTGTACCACATGCTTTTTTCACAAGTGCATTTGTAaagtgcaattatactttttttaaAGGAATCTTATTCTAAAAAAATAGTTTCTTTTTGTAGCATTGTGTGTAAGGTATAAAGTAAGGTCATTGAAAGCATGATATTTTATGAGATATTTCATCGTGTACACAACTATAAGTGCATTACTGTACTTATGAAAAAAgttgtaaaataaaatgatagagCACATTGAATAGCGCAAGATTTacttatacaatttttttttacttcATTTGGAATAGAATTATAGTCTAGTCAAATTACCAGTACAACtttgtatattgtattctttataTAAATAATTGTTTTTGATTATTATTTTCTATGAGTAGAATTATACATGAAAATATATGTAGTCTTATTATAAAGGAATAATCATTTACTTAGTTATCTATTATTTACAGATTTCTTAATAACCTTCGGATGTCTAAATATGCCAGGCTGTGCAGCAGTCGGCTGCAACAATCGTAGTGAAAAGGGTTATATTATGAAATGTTTCCCACGTGACCCAGAACTGAGAAAAATTTGGCAAGAACGTGTGGCTAGAGCAGATTGGGAACCATCTAACAATTCGTTCCTTTGTCATGTACATTTCAAGCCTCAGGAATGGTCTATTACACAAAGTGGTAGAATTAGATTAAAGAAAAACGCTGTTCCTTCAATATTTACTATAACATCTACTAGGAAGTCCCTCAAAAAGAAAAccaaaatatttcatattattGAAGAAGGGAAGGTATTACAAAGTGAATATAGCACAGAGTGCATGGGAAATGCTACTGCATATTCATCTATTGGACATCTAGAAGAAAAAGATTCAGATTTTCAGGATATTGATGAGCAATCTATAAGATTCACTCAAAGTGAGTTTAAATCTATTCCTGAATctatagaagaagaagaagaggaagaagaagaaaacgaaGAGAGTATTAATTCTGATCTTCAAGCAGAGAGTATCATTATGATTAGTGACGAACATCTTACAGACATTAATGGTCGTGTGAAAGAAGATACTCTTGAGCCCAAAATGAATGATAGTAAGGAAAAAACTGAACCatctttaacaattaataattcagaaTCCACAGAGGTGTCAAGTGCCATTgtaaaaaaagaaatcaaattagaaAATATGGATTATAATACACTTGAAGATAGTTATGATGAGATTGAAGAGAAATTAAAACAGATTTGTGATGGTGGCTCTACAGAAGATGAACGCTGTAAGAAAGAGAAAAGAAAGTTGATGAGTCAAAACCAGAAAGAAAAAGATGTGGTAATATTAGATACAAGTGATGAATTTAATAAAGAAGAGCATAAAGCTGCTATGCCTGTTGATACAAATCAGGATATTTCAGCAAAAAGTGAAGTTGATCAGGTATTTGCAGATAAAGAGGAAAATGTTGAAATAATTTTTGGTGTTGAAAGTGGAGATGAAAAAATGTCTATTTCTCCagttaaaacaaaaataaataaagtAGATGAGAACCCTTtggaatataataatataatttccattaaagatgaaaaaaaaatttttaatgaagATATAGAAGAAAATTTTAGTAAAGAAGAAGTGCATGTTATACCAAACATAAGAGCAGCTATGAAGCGCAAAAAAAGAACCAGGGAAGAAATAATGAAGTCAATAAAAAAATCAATCAGGAGTACTTCTGATCAAGATGTTCATTCTTTTAGTAATAGTGAATTATCTAGTATAGATCAAGAAACAGAAATCAGAAATGAATCATCCATGTCTCTACAAGAAATAAGTGATGTTAGTAAAAAAAATGACACAGATGTGGAAGCAACTAAATTCGTTATTAAAGTAACCGGCGATCCTGACGATGTATCTGAAATTATTCGGGAGTTATCAGTAAACACAACAGGAACACATGGGTCTACGAAATTTGGTACTCTTTATAAACATGAAGAAGACAATGCATTTGTGACATCTGTTATTACAGTGCTATCACCAAAAAATTCTAAAGAAATAACTTACAATAACTTAGATAGTCCATTAATAAAAAGTGACTACATAACTTTAAACAAAAATATATCAATAGTAAATCATTCTTCTTGTGAAGAAAGAGAGTTTATAACCCTAGATGTAATTAATAATTCAAAACAATGTTACTCCCCATGTGTTAAACATACTAGTTCAGATGAAGAAAGTAAAAATCAAATAAGAAATAATTTTACACCACAGAAGTgtatacataatatacaatCCCCTATAGAACATAATACTAAATGTTGTATTTCCCCTGATCGTGAAGATTTATTAATAAGACTACAAATTCAAGAAGATGTTATTGAAAAATTAACTGATCAATTGATTATATACAAAGAGCTAGAAAACAATACACGAAACAAAAACATTGGACGTGATATTGAATCTAAAGAATTAGAAACACCTAGGATTAGTACAAGATCaagcaacacacaatcttctattGTTACCAAGAAAATTTTAGAATCTAAACAAAGATTAATTGAAGACTTATCCAATAGGGTAAATTATTTTGAAGAAATGAATAAGAAACTAATGAAGACTGTTACATTAGAATCTcaacagaaaagaaaactcgAAGGACAGATCAGACAGAAGGATAATCGAATAAAAGAATTGAATTGGAAATTAGAGAAAGCCTCTAAATATCTTGAAAGGGCAGAGAAAAATACTAATACATATAGAAGAAAAATGTTAAATATGCAAACTATTATGAGAAGAAGGAAACTTCTAGATGAAAAGATGAGCAAAT
The sequence above is a segment of the Calliopsis andreniformis isolate RMS-2024a chromosome 3, iyCalAndr_principal, whole genome shotgun sequence genome. Coding sequences within it:
- the LOC143177498 gene encoding uncharacterized protein LOC143177498, with the translated sequence MPGCAAVGCNNRSEKGYIMKCFPRDPELRKIWQERVARADWEPSNNSFLCHVHFKPQEWSITQSGRIRLKKNAVPSIFTITSTRKSLKKKTKIFHIIEEGKVLQSEYSTECMGNATAYSSIGHLEEKDSDFQDIDEQSIRFTQSEFKSIPESIEEEEEEEEENEESINSDLQAESIIMISDEHLTDINGRVKEDTLEPKMNDSKEKTEPSLTINNSESTEVSSAIVKKEIKLENMDYNTLEDSYDEIEEKLKQICDGGSTEDERCKKEKRKLMSQNQKEKDVVILDTSDEFNKEEHKAAMPVDTNQDISAKSEVDQVFADKEENVEIIFGVESGDEKMSISPVKTKINKVDENPLEYNNIISIKDEKKIFNEDIEENFSKEEVHVIPNIRAAMKRKKRTREEIMKSIKKSIRSTSDQDVHSFSNSELSSIDQETEIRNESSMSLQEISDVSKKNDTDVEATKFVIKVTGDPDDVSEIIRELSVNTTGTHGSTKFGTLYKHEEDNAFVTSVITVLSPKNSKEITYNNLDSPLIKSDYITLNKNISIVNHSSCEEREFITLDVINNSKQCYSPCVKHTSSDEESKNQIRNNFTPQKCIHNIQSPIEHNTKCCISPDREDLLIRLQIQEDVIEKLTDQLIIYKELENNTRNKNIGRDIESKELETPRISTRSSNTQSSIVTKKILESKQRLIEDLSNRVNYFEEMNKKLMKTVTLESQQKRKLEGQIRQKDNRIKELNWKLEKASKYLERAEKNTNTYRRKMLNMQTIMRRRKLLDEKMSKFSEMLIDSSKQEYSEKALTMAADIRKSCGRNGYDKLLSYGFPLPPLPALRKGILNEDVTDQNKSDIDKIRNSSTKLNVKKEEVQDTNNESELDEKNSELPDTVAKTEYDGAETVTGTVQDIFDENNDGDDFSTNELREHFILQLNAVM